One bacterium CG_4_10_14_0_2_um_filter_33_32 genomic region harbors:
- the lysS gene encoding lysine--tRNA ligase has product MTEVDIRNVRLEKLEKLIEKGINPYPSSAKRTHIISEVIKDFAKLSKDKKEVTLVGRIMSERGHGKASFYDIKDGSGSIQLYIKQDKVGKENYDNLSLIDLGDFLQVSGLLFVTHKGEKTLEVSSYKLLAKSLLPLPTTWYGLKDIETRYRKRYLDFLLNEDVKEKMVIRSKVISEVRNYLQNAGFLEMQMPALEIDPTGAAARPFKTHYNAYDIDVYLRICIGELWQKRVIVGGFEKTFEIGRAFRNEGVDREHNPDFLMCEFYWAYADYNDLMDFTEKLISTVVKEVKGSYEIEYQGEKINFKPPYPRLSFKDLLKKKVNLDIDKYPTRELLAEELKIRKFKFKKSDSRGTLIDEYYKETIRPAIKDPIFLIDHPLEISPLAKKSEKDPRVVQRAQLVAIGAEITNGYSELNNPIDQQERFIEQVKLLKAGDEEAQRIDESYVEAMEYGMPPIAGQGVGMDRLIMIITDSATIRESIPFPFMKSKE; this is encoded by the coding sequence TTGACTGAAGTCGATATACGAAATGTTCGTTTGGAAAAATTAGAAAAATTAATTGAAAAGGGAATAAACCCTTATCCATCATCCGCTAAAAGAACTCATATTATTAGTGAGGTTATTAAGGATTTTGCTAAATTATCCAAGGATAAAAAAGAAGTTACTTTAGTTGGCAGGATAATGAGCGAGAGAGGTCATGGTAAGGCTTCATTTTATGATATTAAAGACGGCAGCGGCTCGATTCAGTTATATATTAAACAGGATAAAGTTGGTAAAGAAAATTATGATAATTTAAGCTTAATTGATTTGGGAGATTTTTTGCAAGTTAGTGGTTTATTATTTGTAACACATAAAGGAGAAAAAACTTTAGAAGTATCTTCATATAAGCTATTGGCGAAGTCATTGCTTCCACTTCCTACAACATGGTATGGCCTCAAAGATATAGAAACCAGATACAGAAAAAGATATCTAGATTTTCTATTAAATGAAGACGTCAAAGAAAAAATGGTTATTAGAAGCAAGGTTATTTCTGAAGTCAGGAATTATTTACAAAATGCCGGTTTTCTTGAAATGCAAATGCCTGCTCTTGAAATTGATCCTACTGGAGCTGCGGCAAGGCCTTTTAAGACACACTATAACGCATATGATATCGACGTATATCTAAGAATCTGTATCGGTGAATTGTGGCAAAAAAGAGTAATAGTTGGCGGATTTGAAAAAACATTTGAAATTGGCAGAGCATTTCGTAACGAAGGTGTTGATAGGGAACATAATCCTGATTTTCTTATGTGCGAGTTTTATTGGGCATATGCTGATTATAATGATTTGATGGATTTTACCGAAAAATTAATTTCAACTGTTGTTAAAGAAGTAAAGGGAAGTTATGAGATAGAATATCAGGGTGAGAAAATAAACTTTAAGCCGCCTTATCCTAGATTAAGTTTTAAAGATTTATTAAAGAAGAAAGTGAATTTAGATATTGATAAATATCCGACAAGAGAGCTGCTTGCAGAGGAACTTAAAATAAGAAAATTCAAATTTAAAAAAAGTGATAGTCGAGGTACTTTGATTGACGAGTACTACAAAGAAACTATTAGACCCGCGATTAAAGACCCTATATTTTTGATTGACCATCCTTTAGAAATATCTCCCTTGGCAAAAAAAAGCGAAAAAGATCCGAGAGTAGTACAGAGAGCTCAATTAGTTGCTATTGGTGCAGAAATCACAAATGGATATTCAGAGTTAAATAATCCAATCGATCAGCAGGAAAGATTTATTGAACAGGTTAAATTGTTAAAAGCAGGGGATGAGGAAGCACAGAGAATAGACGAAAGTTACGTAGAAGCCATGGAATATGGGATGCCGCCAATAGCCGGTCAAGGGGTTGGAATGGATAGATTAATAATGATTATCACTGATTCTGCAACAATCAGGGAATCTATTCCTTTTCCTTTTATGAAATCCAAAGAGTAA